AGGTTTGTAAAAGTAACAATTTTTTTTAAGAATCCATAACGGTTTGTTGTTGACCTAGTTCTTTATTGTTGTTAGGGTCTGTAAAAGTAACAATTGTTGTAAGAATCCATAATGGTTTGTTGTTGACCTAGTTCTTTATTGTTGTTAGGTGTGTAaaaataacaaattttttttttttttttaaagaatccATAATCGTTTGTTGTTGACCTAGTTTTTGATAAGGATAAACATAaacacaaaagtgagtatatagctgTAACTTGTATATCGACTCTATTGTATAGGAAGTTTAGGTTCATCTATTCCTATGTTTCTGTGTGTATCGGATGTAAACATGAGTATATAAATTGTACTTGtaacatttagtaataaacttgaaCAATTTAATTCATCTTCTCTCTATATGGTATCTGCAGGAACACGGTGACCAAATAGCATTCACAACTATGTCCGCGCATACCATTCCCAAGGATATTGATCCCAAATCCCCAATTATTATCGTCACAATCACTATAATATCATCAAACTTACCTCTACGAATTACAATTCGTGGAAACTGAAAATTCAAGCAACACTTGCAGGATATGGACTCTTGAAATACCTTGATGGTTCATTCCCAGCGACCTCTTCATCCGAACCAAATCCTGCGTATCTCACTTGGATCCGTCAGGATCAGCTGCTGTTCGGGGTGCCCTAATCGGAACCCTCGATCAACAAGTTGTACCACTGGTTATCTCTAACCACAACGAAAAAGGAGATGTGGGACACCCTCGCTACCACGTTTGCGAGTTCATCTCGTGGACACATTAAACGACTAAAACAACGATTGAAAGGCATCACAAAAGGTCCGCTATCCATAACAGAATATATGcatttattatatctttatttatttcaatgGATATCCAAACAGGAGAATCAAAAATCATTATCAACATGGCGAATCAAATCATTACAACAAAAGTTTATATGTATAAGAATGATCGTGATCTATCTTATTTGTGGGTCACCCAGAAGGAGAGGATCATACAGTTTAGGAATACAATAACAACCCCGGTGATTAAAATTGCTAGCCACGCCTTCCAATCATTCTCACGTGTCATCGACGCCAGTACATTTTCCCACGTAAGGTACAGAGAAAGGTAGTCAAGTCCAAAGACACATGCGGATGCAACGCAACACGTGACTATCCTTTCTGTACCATGTTTCTTGTCAGCTACGAGCCCCGGCACAGTTTGTGACATGGATATTAATGATGCAATTAACGCGAGTGCACCAAACTTATCGCTGCAGAGATAGTAATCCATGTTAGTATATTTTTAATGCTGGtacttttaatttaaataaatCCTAAAACTTTACAGCTATACTTACAAGTAACAGGCAGTTCTTCTTTTCTTATTTCTTCTAGCTTCTTTCCTCATGTTTGCACGTGTTACTACTGGAGCACTATGGTCGTTTCTGATCCTCCTGAATCTTGGCGTTGATATAATCACACGGGAGTCTTGGCTTACTGGTATGAGTGCTCGAACCTGATGTTGTCTCCTTGATCTAAGAATGCGTGGTCTGGATGAGTAATGAGGTAGCCTTGACATGATGTAGTTTGGAACAACCCACACATAGTTCAGAATAATGCGTCGGCTGGATGAGTAATCAGGTATCCTTGATGTTATAAAGTTCGGAACAACCCACACATAGTATAAAAGAATAATGCGTCGGCTGGATGAGTAATCAGGTATCCTTGATGTTATAAAGTTCGGAACAACCCACACATAGTATAAAAGCTGGGGTCTGTAAAAGAAATTTTTTATATTTATTAGGGGTATAATAGCTGagtaaaagaaatatatatatttataacaaaaCATTGAATTTTGACCAACCTATATCTTCTTGGCCTTGACATGATGAAGTTTGGAACAACCCACACATAGCTCAGAATAATGCGTGGGCTGGATGAGTAATCAAGTATCCTTGATGTTATAAAGCTCGGAACAACCCACACATAGTATAAAAGCTGGGGTCTGTAAAagaattttttatatatttattagggGTATAATAGCTGagtaaaagaaatatatatatttattacaaaacAACTGAATTTTGACCAACCTATATCTTCTTGGCTGCATCTGGAGTGATTCTGGATCCTGTTGATATCCTGACTGGTCAGGTTTCCAAAAAGGAACCAACGTCAACAATGCCCAGAAATAGTTGCTAATTGCTGACCTGaatgagtaaaaaaaaaaaatttgattagcaAAAACTGTTTTGTCTAAAGGAGATCATGTCAGGTGGTGTATCTTTAATTGTTTGTCTAATTGTGTAACCACAGCCTGTACGCGTGCCTAAGTCTGTGTATTCCCATATTTCAGGTATGTACATGAAGAATACACCTCCTGTGGTTACATTTTTGAATCTTGTGCTTAtttacatacatgcatacatataaTAGTGTACACATAAATGCAAACACTTACACATGCAACAATGTGCACATATGTaacctagtgtgtgtgtgtgtttgtgtgtgtgtgtgtgtgtggtagaTATGACTCGAAAAACTGTATAATATGATGTGACCACTCTGTAAACAGATGGTCTCTTCAAGTATAACCATAAACGACAGTTACTCTTCGATAATTTAAGTTACTGTTCTTTGAATCCTCACTTTGTTGATGTTTTAATGCATTTAAAAAAACGACTGACCATTTTGGGGTTTTATTGAATTGGTCACCATCGGCGTTTAAAATGTCACGATGCTTAACAACCAGGTATGTGTATTGTTACTGAAGCATACTCAATATTTTTCAGGGCctaatacaccagtttttaggtaCTAATGTGGGGTACATGTGTTTTTCAGGTATAGGGAGTTAGTAGGTGGTTATATGCTCTGCTTTGGTTCACTAACTCAACATCCATGAGATCAACGAGGTTATCATataatttactaatattattatataatttctGCTAATTCTGGTATTTCCATGTGCTCTGCTTCAGGAAAAGTATCATAGTTATTATATAGAAGTAATTTTTAGTATTAACTTGCTCTGTATTTCCAATATGCACGCAAAAGCTTGCCTTTTGGCAATACATCTTCAACGAGTTCCTTCGAGCTGATTCTCATCAATGTACATGTATAATTTTTGTGCCATTTTAATCTCTTTGTTGTTAATATTCTCATATATAGtacattatttaattaatttaatttataatttattagtCCACTAATATGAGAATTCTGTGTTTTCAATACTTCACCAAATGGTCCATACAATTAATAttgaatactaatactaatgatatgtTTATATCAGAAGGCATGGGATCTATGTCATCCAAATGCCGAGAACGTGTTCAAGGCTCTAAAAGAAGCTGGTTTAAAACTTGCAATTGTCTCAAATTTTGACACACGCTTAACACCTCTGTTGCGTGCTTTAAAATGTGATCATTGGTTTGATGCTTTGGATGTTTCATCTGAAGTAAGTGATTTGTTTACTTGATTTTTTTTAGACTTTTATATGAATATGAATGCAAGCTATTAGGTGTAGAACCTGAGGGTGCGGTTCATGTAGGTGATGATCGTAGAAACGATATATGGGGGATCCGAGATGCAGGTTGTGATGCTTGGCTATGGGGCAGTGACGTTCATTCTTTCAAAGAGGTACATATCTTAGTAGTGGCAATATGAGTGGGTCGGGCGCCTAAAATTAACCATCCAGTGAAACAGTTTGTCAAAAATCGCAGCAACTAGTCAATGTCAGGCAATTTAAGTGAAAAATGTTATGTCTAAAGGATGAAGCCCGACACTTTCAATCTGCAACACCGGGGAACAACTGTGACCTCTACAGGTAGTTACCATGAGTTATTCTTTTGCCTATCAGTAGTTACCCCTGAGTTAAAGATGGTCAAGATGATTATTCAACGTCAGTATGACCCGAGCCGGTTATAATTTTTAGTTTCAGCAAAAGGGAATGTGAATTTCTTGCTATGCAGGTACACATTGTTTGCTTTTATATGTTTGCAATTACGTTCACGATGGTAGTTATGGTAGCTTTGACCCAATCATACATGAAAGGGCCGATTCAGATTATGTATCCCTAACGTGTCAAAAGTTTTCTAACAATTGTTTATAGTGAATACATCCTCTCAGTATCTTAAACATTGAGTTCTATGATCTATATGCATATGCATGTGTGTTTATAATATGGACTATACCCTTACTTTCCTATCTTGCAAATCATGTAGTTGGCAAAAAAAAGGATCTAAATGATGAGGATGATGAGAAAGTGAACATCGAGCACATTTTCTGGAGTGTGCTATGGACATGTTATCGGATGATGATTAGAAGCTACCTCTAGATGACAAAATCAAAGTATGGGAAGCGtattcatgttatatatatatatatatatatatatatatatatatatatatatatatatatatatatatatatatatatatatacacagcagtacagtcaatttatatcatatatcagaaattattatataaatacatacatataatattagaataagtagagaaattatatcatatatcatatatacacaGCAGTACAGTCAATTTATATCATATAtcggtaattattatataaatacatacatatataaatacatacacatatatcgGTGTGTATATGTCACGGATCCATCAACAATCAACAAAATAATTTATATATTCGCAGCTTTATACTCATTGAATACAGTAATTTTATATAAGCAGCTTTATGTACAGTACCTCCTATCTTCTCTTATTAACTCGACTGGTGTGCTGCTGTGAAGATCTTCATCAGCTAGGTTTTCATCAGCTATTCTGAAAAATAATCAAATTAATTCATGATTAGACTCCCAATCCAATGCGCATCAATCACTTTTTTAATTATTTAATCTGTACGATTATAGAATACTAGAATAAGTAGAGAATCATACTCCGTTATCTTCACCATAGTTGTGTGAGTCTTTGAATTTTTGGCGGTTTCTTCTTCCAAATTGAAACCCTAGAtatttaattctttttttttttttttttttttgtattccgTGATATGTTATtggtttcttactttttacttcttTATATCCCTGAATTTTACATACTCCGTAACTTTTTTGTCCATACTTAACTTACATTtatctattatttattatttattattgtaatAGCAACCTTAAATTTAAATGCAGTATATTTTAATTTTATGTTGATAACAATCTACACTCAAATCAACTTTAAAAACATAGGCACGCAACGAAATGCGGCAAACAGAAAACATTTAAACACCGTATAGTAAAAGACAATCGAAAGAGTGTGGTTAGTTGAACTTATTTGTCATTTGTAGACCACCCCCAACCCTTCGTTAGTTTTCATCGTCAGTCCTAGCTGGCATTTTTTGACGAAAACTGACGGCTGTTAACACAGCGTCAGTTTTCGTCACAAGGGGGGGTTAGTCGGGACTGCAACGGAAAAAAAAATCGTCAGTTTGTGTTGTCGCGGTTTGATTGGGCCACgtggacttatatatatatatatatatatatatatatatatatatatatatatatatatatatatatatatatatatatatatatatatatatatatatatatcaaggttggagaactcggatctcggggagatctcgtttggacatttttggggagatcttggcatctcggaaaaatctcggggagatctcggaagttgactttttatattttttagtataaatttatatatataaataaatatatgttatttatatacatttttatgaGATTTTACAAGAAATTTCAAGAATTGACTGAGAAAATTTGAGAAATTACGAGATTTTACGAGAAAATCCGGAAAATGATCAAAAAAATtcaagaaatcgtggctttgaccaagtCTGACCCCGTTGACCGGATAATCTCAGGAGacggacatctcgtctcggttgccttctaaaaatgagatctcgggaagaaataaggagatttacaaatatatatatatatatatatatatatatatatatatatatatatatatatatatatatatattttttcttttacatTATAAATACTAACACATTCATTTCATTATTACACAAAAAAAACAACAAATTTCTCTCAATAATTATACATTTTACTCAAATAATTATGGCGTCATATTTACTTGCTTCCGATTCCGATGCGGAGGATGTTCGTGTTATCCAACTTATTCAAGAATAAATAACTAACTCGTCATATTTACCAGTTCTTTGGAACCATTGTTCTTTTCGAATAAATAACTAACTCGTAATTGCCTTTGTCATATGCCGTAATGCAGAGAATATCAGACACTTTAATATTAAGATCGGTAATGATCTTTCTGAATCCTTCACTTAGAAAGAAAGTGAGATCGTGTATGCTGAAAGCGACTTCTCACTTACAGCCTTGTAAAGTGTGTAGCCAAAAGTTATGTGCAGGTAACGTTTCCTGATAATATTCGTGAAACCAAGATAATGGCAGAGGCTGTAACAAAATAGAGAATTTTTGTATTAATAGCCAAGATGATAAGCAACTGACCAACAAAAAAATTAAGTATATTATACTAAACAACAAGGTCCGgtccggcccgcgcgttgcggcgagAATAGTCGGTTTTGAATCATTTGAAAATATCAAACGCCATGCTGTTTAGTTAACTACATATTTTTTGTATGCAAATATCAAACGGCATGTCTAAACAGGTGGTTATATAGACAGACAAAATACCTGGTGATTTGCTAGGTATTTTTCCGATTCCCGTTTACACCGGTAAGCATTAGTCAGGTGTACAATACCTATGTAACCACATCACATGTAACACATTCAGTTAACATCAAAATACCTATGTATATTGTTGTGTTTAAATCCTTACGTAGCTATGGTAGTGTTGCTATTGGTGTTATTTGGTTGATCATCCTGATTGATATGAGGCATACAAAAGCAATATTAGAAAGGGCAGTGTTGTGTAGCTCCTGTGAACGTAAGTATTAAACCTCACAATGATCATAAACAGAATCTATTATCGTCAACAATGTAAAAATAGAAATAAATTTACCTTCGGGCCGACCGAATCGACCCCATGCTTGCTGAACGCAAAAGCAGAGCCCATCATTATTACCAGCAGTAGCAACAGGCCGAGAACCATCTACACACTTGCTAACTCTTTTCTTAGGCAGCATTGTATCTTTCCAGTCGAACCCAAAATATCAGATGTAAAATATAGACAACAATAACAACTCCGATAAAGCAGCCAACAAAAAGAGGAGAAAAGTTAGATACCACTGAAAGCCCAGCAACTCATTAGAAAGGACATCAAAAGAGATAAACAATTTAGACAAACACATCATCAAAATTAACTGAGAATATAAAAATTGATACCTTATAGCAGCAGCTAGCGCACAAAATCAAACCTAGCAGacgtaaaaacaaatatggtccaGACCCCAGGTTTTTAATGTATTACAAATTGTTGTTTGCAATGCTGGTCTTGCAACGTTATTGTTTATTACAGAAAATCTGGAAATAATACAGCTATCAAATTACCATTTGAAAGGTGTGATGCACCATATATCTACGGGTTAACATGCAACAATTCGATAGGCTCAGATATACCAGAAGCAGTTGCTGAGGTTCCAGCAACAGAAGTGGAAACAGAGGCGTTGACACTACCCATACGATTACGATAGCTTAACGCATCCCTAATACGTATCTGTCTCGCAGGAACAACGGGCATGTCGGTAGAACCTTCTTGTTGCCCGATATCGTTGTAATCCACACTATTATTACTGTGCGACCTCTTTTGCCGTTTTCTACTTGCTATTAGACTACACAAACTATTTGGACACAATCGCAAACCGTCAACAAACTCTACTAAGTCAagagagttaaaaaaaaaaaaaaaaaattacctttAGAATAAGGAATACAAAAGAATACAAACGCAACCCGCAACCTGGAACAAATCTAGGTAAATACTAAACACAAAAAAACGGCATGCCAAAGTTAAAATAGTCAACACGGAAGCTACAGAAACATAGAAACATGCCTGAAGAAACTATTGTATAGAAAGACATTTAATAGTTAGACAACATTAACATATAACACAAAGAAAACACCAATGGCAAAAACAAACCGACAAAGACGCATAGTAGAAAAGAAGAAATTACCTTATACCGAGGGAACCCAAGATTCTGCAAACGACCTACAACCGAAAAACTAACCCAGTAAGCGAGTTGATGTAAAAGAAATCGCTGAAAAAACACAGCAACCAAAAACCCACATAACCATTTTCTAGTATTCACAAAGTATCCGGAATAATTAAAGTTACAACAAACCATAACCATTCCAATATTCCTGAGATTTACAACCAACACCAATTTTTTCCCAAGACTACCATACAGCGGCAATTGCAACCCAAATCAATTTCGTAATAATAATTCTGACCAAAAGCAGAGATATAATGGAAGAAGTAACCCAAGTCATTACAACAATAGAAATGGTGACCCAAATCATCTTTGCAAAAGCAACCTTGACCCAAAAACCAACAGCATTAAATGTAACCCAGTACCATTTTTGACCCAG
The window above is part of the Rutidosis leptorrhynchoides isolate AG116_Rl617_1_P2 chromosome 1, CSIRO_AGI_Rlap_v1, whole genome shotgun sequence genome. Proteins encoded here:
- the LOC139841221 gene encoding uncharacterized protein; translation: MLNNQKAWDLCHPNAENVFKALKEAGLKLAIVSNFDTRLTPLLRALKCDHWFDALDVSSELLGVEPEGAVHVGDDRRNDIWGIRDAGCDAWLWGSDVHSFKEDEARHFQSATPGNNCDLYR